Proteins from one Escherichia coli genomic window:
- the sodC gene encoding superoxide dismutase [Cu-Zn] SodC: protein MKRFSLAILALVVATGAQAASEKVEMNLVTSQGVGQSIGSVTITETDKGLEFSPDLKALPPGEHGFHIHAKGSCQPATKDGKATAAESAGGHLDPQNTGKHEGPEGAGHLGDLPALVVNNDGKATDAVIAPRLKSLDQVKDKALMIHVGGDNMSDQPKPLGGGGERYACGVIK, encoded by the coding sequence ATGAAACGTTTTAGTCTGGCTATTCTGGCGCTGGTTGTTGCTACCGGCGCGCAAGCTGCCAGTGAAAAAGTCGAGATGAACCTCGTCACGTCGCAAGGGGTTGGGCAGTCAATTGGTAGCGTCACCATTACTGAAACCGATAAAGGTCTGGAGTTTTCGCCCGATCTGAAAGCATTACCCCCCGGTGAACATGGCTTCCATATTCATGCCAAAGGAAGCTGCCAGCCAGCTACCAAAGATGGCAAAGCCACAGCGGCGGAATCCGCAGGCGGGCATCTTGATCCACAAAATACCGGTAAACATGAAGGGCCAGAAGGTGCCGGGCATTTAGGCGATCTGCCTGCGCTGGTTGTCAATAATGACGGGAAAGCTACCGATGCCGTCATCGCGCCTCGTCTGAAATCACTGGATCAAGTCAAAGATAAAGCGCTGATGATCCACGTTGGTGGCGATAATATGTCCGATCAACCTAAACCGCTGGGCGGTGGCGGTGAACGCTATGCCTGCGGTGTAATTAAGTAA
- the nemR gene encoding DNA-binding transcriptional regulator NemR, whose protein sequence is MNKHTEHDTREHLLATGEQLCLQRGFTGMGLSELLKTAEVPKGSFYHYFRSKEAFGVAMLERHYAAYHQRLTELLQSGEGNYRDRILAYYQQTLNQFCQHGTISGCLTVKLSAEVCDLSEDMRSAMHKGARGVIALLSQALENGRENHCLTFCGEPLQQAQVLYALWLGANLQAKISRSFEPLENALAHVKTIIATPAV, encoded by the coding sequence ATGAACAAACACACCGAACATGATACTCGCGAACATCTCCTGGCGACGGGCGAGCAACTTTGCCTGCAACGTGGATTCACCGGGATGGGGCTAAGCGAATTACTAAAAACGGCTGAAGTGCCGAAAGGGTCCTTCTATCACTACTTTCGCTCTAAAGAAGCGTTTGGCGTTGCCATGCTTGAGCGCCATTACGCCGCATATCACCAGCGACTGACGGAGTTGCTGCAATCCGGCGAAGGTAACTACCGCGACCGCATACTGGCTTATTACCAGCAAACACTGAACCAGTTTTGCCAACATGGAACCATCAGTGGTTGCCTGACAGTAAAACTCTCTGCCGAAGTGTGCGATCTGTCAGAAGATATGCGCAGCGCGATGCATAAAGGGGCTCGCGGCGTAATCGCCCTGCTCTCTCAGGCGCTGGAAAATGGCCGTGAGAACCATTGTTTAACCTTTTGTGGCGAACCGCTGCAACAGGCACAAGTGCTTTACGCACTGTGGCTTGGCGCGAATTTGCAGGCCAAAATTTCGCGCAGTTTCGAGCCACTGGAAAACGCGCTGGCCCATGTAAAAACCATTATTGCGACGCCTGCCGTTTAG
- the nemA gene encoding N-ethylmaleimide reductase: MSSEKLYSPLKVGAITAANRIFMAPLTRLRSIEPGDIPTPLMAEYYRQRASAGLIISEATQISAQAKGYAGAPGIHSPEQIAAWKKITAGVHAENGHMAVQLWHTGRISHASLQPGGQAPVAPSALSAGTRTSLRDEKGQAIRVETSMPRALEREEIPGIVNDFRQAIANAREAGFDLVELHSAHGYLLHQFLSPSSNHRTDQYGGSVENRARLVLEVVDAGIEEWGADRIGIRVSPIGTFQNTDNGPNEEADALYLIEQLGKRGIAYLHMSEPDWAGGQPYTDAFREKVRARFHGPIIGAGAYTVEKAETLIGKGLIDAVAFGRDWIANPDLVARLQRKAELNPQRAESFYGGGAEGYTDYPTL; the protein is encoded by the coding sequence ATGTCATCTGAAAAACTGTATTCCCCACTGAAAGTGGGCGCGATCACGGCGGCAAACCGTATTTTTATGGCACCGCTGACGCGTCTGCGCAGTATTGAACCGGGTGACATCCCTACCCCGTTGATGGCGGAATACTATCGCCAACGAGCCAGTGCCGGTTTGATTATTAGCGAAGCCACGCAAATTTCTGCCCAGGCAAAAGGATATGCCGGTGCGCCTGGCATCCATAGCCCAGAGCAAATTGCCGCATGGAAAAAAATCACCGCGGGAGTCCATGCTGAAAATGGTCACATGGCCGTGCAGCTTTGGCACACGGGGCGAATTTCTCACGCCAGCCTGCAGCCTGGCGGTCAGGCACCGGTAGCGCCTTCTGCACTTAGCGCGGGAACGCGTACTTCTCTGCGCGATGAAAAAGGTCAGGCGATCCGCGTTGAAACATCCATGCCACGTGCACTGGAACGGGAAGAGATTCCGGGCATCGTCAATGATTTCCGCCAGGCCATCGCTAACGCCCGTGAAGCTGGGTTTGATCTGGTGGAGCTACACTCTGCTCACGGTTATTTACTGCATCAGTTCCTTTCTCCTTCTTCAAACCATCGTACCGATCAGTACGGCGGCAGCGTGGAAAATCGCGCACGTCTGGTGCTGGAAGTGGTCGATGCCGGGATTGAAGAATGGGGAGCCGACCGCATTGGCATTCGTGTTTCGCCAATCGGTACTTTCCAGAACACGGATAATGGCCCAAATGAAGAAGCCGATGCACTATATCTGATTGAACAACTGGGCAAACGTGGCATAGCTTACCTGCATATGTCCGAACCGGACTGGGCGGGAGGCCAACCGTATACTGACGCGTTCCGCGAAAAAGTACGCGCCCGTTTCCACGGTCCGATTATCGGCGCAGGTGCCTACACGGTAGAAAAAGCCGAAACGTTGATCGGCAAAGGATTGATTGATGCGGTGGCATTTGGTCGTGACTGGATTGCGAACCCGGATTTGGTTGCCCGCTTGCAGCGCAAAGCTGAGCTTAACCCACAGCGTGCCGAAAGTTTCTACGGTGGCGGCGCGGAAGGCTATACCGATTACCCGACGCTGTAA
- the lhr gene encoding ATP-dependent helicase, producing the protein MADNLNPSSPLPDVFSPATRDWFLRAFKQPTAVQSQTWHVAARGEHALVIAPTGSGKTLAAFLYALDQLFREGGEDTREAHKRKTSRILYISPIKALGTDVQRNLQIPLQGIADERRRHGETEVNLRVGIRTGDTPAQERSKLTRNPPDILITTPESLYLMLTSRARETLRGVETVIIDEVHAVAGSKRGAHLALSLERLDALLHTSAQRIGLSATVRSASDVAAFLGGDRPVTVVNPPAMRHPQIRIVVPVANMDDVSSVASGTGEDSHAGREGSIWPYIETGILDEVLRHRSTIVFTNSRGLAEKLTARLNELYAARLQRSPSIAVDAAHFESTSGATSNRVQSSDIFIARSHHGSVSKEQRAITEQALKSGELRCVVATSSLELGIDMGAVDLVIQVATPLSVASGLQRIGRAGHQVGGISKGLFFPRTRRDLVDSAVIVECMFAGRLENLTPPHNPLDVLAQQTVAAAAMDALQADEWYSRVRRAAPWKDLPRRVFDATLDMLSGRYPSGDFSAFRPKLVWNRETGILTARPGAQLLAVTSGGTIPDRGMYSVLLPEGEEQAGSRRVGELDEEMVYESRVNDIITLGATSWRIQQITRDQVIVTPAPGRSARLPFWRGEGNGRPAELGEMIGDFLHLLADGAFFSGTIPPWLAEENTIANIQGLIDEQRNATGIVPGSRHLVLERCRDEIGDWRIILHSPYGRRVHEPWALAIAGRIHALWGADASVVASDDGIVARIPDTDGKLPDAAIFLFEPEKLLQIVREAVGSSALFAARFRECAARALLMPGRTPGHRTPLWQQRLRASQLLEIAQGYPDFPVILETLRECLQDVYDLPALERLMRRLNGGEIQISDVTTTTPSPFAASLLFGYVAEFMYQSDAPLAERRASVLSLDSELLRNLLGQVDPGELLDPQVIRQVEEELQRLAPGRRAKGEEGMFDLLRELGPMTVDDLAQRHTGSSEEIASYLENLLAVKRIFPTMISGQERLACMDDAARLRDALGVRLPESLPEIYLHRVSYPLRDLFLRYLRAHALVTSEQLAHEFSLGIAIVEEQLQQLREQGLVMNLQQGIWVSDEVFRRLRLRSLQAAREATRPVAATTYARLLLERQGVLPATDGSPALFASTSPGVYEGVDGVMRVIEQLAGVGLPASLWESQILPARVRDYSPEMLDELLATGAVIWSGQKKLGEDDGLVALHLQEYAAESFTPAEADQANRSALQQAIIAVLADGGAWFAQQISQRIRDKIDESVDPSALQEALWALVWQGVITSDIWAPLRALTRSSTNTRTSTRRSHRARRGRPVYAQPVSPLLSYNTPNLAGRWSLLQVEPLNDTERMLALAENMLDRYGIISRQAVITENIPGGFPSMQTLCRSMEDSGRIMRGRFVEGLGGAQFAERLTIDRLRDLATQATQTRHYTPVALSANDPANAWGNLLPWPAHPATLIPTRRAGALVVVSGGKLLLYLAQGGKKMLVWQEKEELLAPEIFHALTTALRREPRLRFTLTEVNDLPVRQTPMFTLLREAGFSSSPQGLDWG; encoded by the coding sequence ATGGCAGATAATCTAAACCCTTCATCGCCCCTGCCGGACGTGTTTTCACCGGCGACCCGCGACTGGTTTCTTCGCGCCTTTAAACAGCCGACCGCTGTCCAGTCGCAAACCTGGCATGTGGCGGCGCGAGGCGAACATGCGCTGGTGATTGCACCGACTGGCTCCGGGAAAACGCTGGCAGCATTTCTCTACGCCCTCGATCAGCTCTTCCGCGAAGGCGGCGAAGATACCCGCGAGGCGCATAAGCGTAAAACCTCACGCATTCTCTATATTTCACCGATCAAAGCTCTGGGCACCGACGTTCAGCGCAACTTGCAGATCCCGTTACAGGGTATTGCCGATGAACGGCGGCGGCACGGCGAAACGGAAGTCAATCTTCGCGTGGGGATCCGTACTGGCGATACGCCTGCACAGGAACGCAGCAAACTCACCCGTAATCCGCCGGATATTCTGATCACCACACCCGAATCACTCTATCTGATGCTGACCTCCCGCGCGCGCGAAACGCTACGCGGCGTCGAAACGGTAATTATTGATGAAGTCCACGCGGTAGCGGGCAGTAAACGTGGTGCGCATCTGGCGTTAAGTCTGGAGCGGCTCGATGCGCTGCTCCACACCTCAGCACAGCGAATTGGCCTTTCTGCCACTGTACGCTCAGCCAGCGATGTGGCAGCATTTCTTGGTGGCGATCGCCCGGTTACGGTAGTCAACCCGCCCGCAATGCGCCATCCGCAGATACGGATTGTCGTACCGGTCGCCAATATGGATGATGTCTCATCGGTCGCCAGCGGCACCGGCGAAGACAGCCATGCCGGCCGGGAAGGCTCCATCTGGCCATATATTGAAACGGGTATCCTTGATGAAGTTTTGCGCCATCGCTCGACCATTGTCTTTACTAATTCACGCGGGCTGGCGGAAAAACTGACGGCACGATTGAATGAGCTTTACGCCGCACGCTTACAGCGTTCCCCGTCTATCGCCGTTGATGCGGCCCATTTCGAGTCGACCTCCGGCGCAACCTCTAACCGTGTACAAAGTAGCGACATTTTTATTGCCCGCTCACACCACGGCTCCGTGTCTAAAGAACAACGAGCCATCACCGAACAGGCGCTGAAATCGGGTGAATTACGCTGCGTGGTCGCAACCTCCAGTCTCGAACTGGGGATTGATATGGGCGCGGTGGATCTGGTAATTCAGGTGGCAACGCCGCTTTCTGTTGCCAGTGGGTTACAACGCATTGGACGTGCCGGACACCAGGTAGGTGGTATCTCCAAAGGGCTTTTTTTCCCCCGAACCAGGCGTGACTTAGTCGATTCCGCAGTCATTGTTGAGTGTATGTTCGCAGGCAGGCTGGAAAACCTGACACCACCGCATAATCCACTCGACGTCCTTGCGCAGCAGACCGTTGCCGCCGCGGCGATGGATGCATTACAGGCAGACGAATGGTACTCCCGCGTACGCCGTGCCGCACCGTGGAAAGATCTGCCAAGACGTGTTTTTGACGCCACGCTGGATATGCTTTCCGGGCGCTATCCCTCTGGCGATTTTTCTGCTTTTCGACCAAAACTGGTCTGGAACAGGGAGACCGGTATATTGACCGCCCGACCTGGCGCTCAGCTGTTGGCGGTTACCAGCGGTGGCACCATTCCGGATCGTGGCATGTATAGCGTGTTATTACCCGAAGGTGAAGAACAGGCCGGTTCGCGGCGGGTGGGTGAACTGGATGAGGAGATGGTATATGAGTCGCGGGTGAACGACATTATCACTCTCGGCGCTACCTCATGGCGGATCCAGCAAATCACCCGCGATCAGGTGATTGTGACTCCTGCTCCAGGTCGTTCTGCCCGCCTTCCCTTCTGGCGTGGTGAAGGTAACGGACGTCCGGCAGAATTAGGCGAGATGATCGGCGATTTTCTCCATTTACTGGCGGATGGCGCGTTCTTTTCCGGGACTATTCCCCCGTGGTTGGCAGAAGAAAATACGATCGCCAATATTCAGGGGTTGATTGACGAGCAGCGCAACGCGACGGGCATCGTTCCGGGTAGTCGTCATCTGGTCCTCGAACGGTGCCGTGATGAAATTGGCGACTGGCGTATTATTTTGCACTCTCCCTATGGAAGACGGGTGCATGAACCCTGGGCGCTGGCGATTGCCGGGCGAATACATGCACTATGGGGCGCTGACGCGTCTGTGGTTGCCAGTGATGACGGCATTGTTGCGCGCATTCCTGACACCGATGGTAAATTGCCCGATGCCGCGATTTTTTTGTTTGAACCAGAAAAGTTGCTGCAAATTGTCCGCGAGGCGGTAGGCAGCTCGGCACTTTTCGCCGCCCGTTTTCGCGAATGCGCCGCGCGGGCATTATTAATGCCGGGCCGCACGCCGGGCCATCGCACCCCGCTCTGGCAACAACGGCTGCGCGCCAGTCAGTTGCTGGAAATCGCTCAGGGATATCCGGATTTTCCGGTCATTCTCGAAACCCTACGCGAATGTCTGCAAGATGTTTATGATCTTCCCGCTCTGGAGCGTTTGATGCGTCGCCTGAACGGTGGCGAAATTCAAATATCCGATGTAACGACCACTACGCCTTCGCCTTTCGCCGCCAGTTTATTGTTCGGCTATGTCGCGGAATTTATGTACCAGAGCGACGCCCCGCTGGCAGAGCGCCGGGCATCCGTACTGTCGCTGGACAGCGAGTTACTGCGCAATCTACTCGGTCAGGTTGATCCTGGTGAGTTACTCGACCCGCAAGTCATTCGTCAGGTGGAAGAAGAGTTACAGCGGCTGGCACCTGGCAGAAGAGCGAAAGGTGAAGAGGGAATGTTCGACCTGCTGCGCGAACTGGGGCCAATGACCGTTGATGACCTGGCGCAACGGCATACAGGCAGCAGTGAAGAGATTGCGTCGTATCTGGAAAATCTTCTTGCAGTAAAACGAATCTTCCCGACGATGATTAGCGGGCAGGAGCGTCTTGCCTGTATGGATGATGCCGCCAGGCTGCGCGATGCCCTCGGCGTACGACTACCAGAGTCACTGCCAGAGATTTATTTGCACCGAGTCAGTTACCCGCTTCGCGACCTCTTTCTGCGCTATCTCCGGGCTCATGCTCTGGTCACGTCTGAACAACTGGCTCATGAGTTTAGTCTCGGTATTGCCATTGTCGAAGAGCAACTTCAGCAACTGCGCGAACAGGGGCTGGTGATGAATCTGCAACAAGGCATCTGGGTGAGCGATGAAGTATTTCGTCGTCTGCGTTTGCGCTCGCTGCAAGCCGCCAGAGAAGCGACACGTCCCGTTGCGGCCACGACCTATGCGCGATTGCTGCTGGAACGTCAGGGCGTATTACCCGCCACCGATGGTAGCCCGGCACTCTTTGCCTCAACATCGCCAGGCGTTTATGAGGGCGTGGATGGCGTCATGCGGGTGATCGAACAGCTTGCCGGAGTCGGTTTACCCGCCTCACTCTGGGAAAGCCAGATCCTGCCTGCCCGCGTACGCGACTATTCGCCAGAAATGCTCGATGAATTACTGGCAACCGGTGCGGTTATCTGGTCGGGGCAAAAAAAACTGGGTGAAGATGACGGTCTGGTGGCACTGCATCTACAGGAATATGCCGCAGAATCGTTCACTCCCGCCGAAGCAGATCAGGCGAATCGTTCGGCGCTGCAGCAAGCGATAATCGCTGTTCTGGCTGACGGTGGAGCCTGGTTTGCACAACAAATCAGCCAACGGATACGCGATAAAATCGACGAATCGGTTGATCCCTCTGCCCTGCAAGAGGCGTTATGGGCGCTGGTCTGGCAAGGCGTCATCACCAGCGACATTTGGGCACCGTTACGCGCCCTCACCCGCAGCAGTACCAACACACGCACCTCAACTCGTCGCAGCCACCGGGCTCGTCGTGGACGTCCTGTCTATGCGCAACCCGTCTCGCCGCTGCTATCTTACAACACACCAAATCTGGCTGGACGCTGGTCGTTATTGCAGGTGGAGCCACTAAACGATACCGAAAGGATGCTGGCGCTGGCGGAAAATATGCTCGACCGCTACGGCATCATCAGTCGTCAGGCGGTGATAACCGAAAATATCCCTGGCGGGTTTCCATCGATGCAAACGCTTTGTCGAAGTATGGAAGACTCCGGGCGAATTATGCGAGGTCGTTTTGTAGAAGGTCTGGGTGGCGCGCAATTCGCTGAACGTCTGACTATTGACCGATTGCGCGATCTGGCGACACAAGCCACGCAAACGCGCCACTATACACCAGTGGCGCTCTCTGCCAACGATCCGGCTAATGCATGGGGAAATCTTCTGCCCTGGCCTGCACATCCGGCGACGCTGATACCAACGCGTCGGGCGGGTGCGCTGGTGGTTGTTTCTGGCGGCAAATTGTTACTCTATCTGGCGCAAGGTGGCAAAAAAATGCTGGTCTGGCAGGAAAAAGAGGAATTACTCGCCCCAGAGATTTTCCACGCGCTGACTACCGCACTGCGTCGCGAACCACGGCTGCGCTTTACGCTAACAGAAGTGAATGACCTACCGGTCCGGCAAACGCCGATGTTTACGCTGCTGCGTGAGGCGGGATTTTCAAGTTCGCCACAAGGACTGGATTGGGGATAG
- the ydhF gene encoding aldo/keto reductase, whose protein sequence is MVQRITIAPQGPEFSRFVMGYWRLMDWNMSARQLVSFIEEHLDLGVTTVDHADIYGGYQCEAAFGEALKLAPHLRERMEIVSKCGIATTAREENVIGHYITDRDHIIKSAEQSLINLATDYLDLLLIHRPDPLMDADEVADAFKHLHQSGKVRHFGVSNFTPAQFALLQSRLPFTLATNQVEISPVHQPLLLDGTLDQLQQLRVRPMAWSCLGGGRLFNDDYFQPLRDELAVVAEELNAGSIEQVVYAWVLRLPSQPLPIIGSGKIERVRAAVEAETLKMTRQQWFRIRKAALGYDVP, encoded by the coding sequence ATGGTTCAGCGTATTACTATTGCGCCGCAAGGCCCGGAGTTTTCCCGTTTTGTGATGGGCTACTGGCGATTGATGGACTGGAATATGTCCGCCCGTCAGCTGGTCAGCTTTATTGAAGAGCATCTGGATCTCGGCGTAACTACCGTGGACCACGCTGATATTTATGGCGGCTATCAGTGCGAAGCAGCGTTTGGCGAGGCGCTGAAACTGGCACCTCATCTGCGTGAACGGATGGAAATTGTCAGCAAATGCGGTATCGCGACGACCGCGCGTGAAGAAAACGTCATTGGTCATTACATTACTGACCGCGATCACATCATTAAGAGCGCCGAACAGTCGCTAATTAATCTTGCGACCGATTATCTGGATCTACTGTTAATCCACCGACCAGACCCGTTAATGGATGCCGATGAAGTGGCGGACGCCTTTAAACATCTGCATCAGAGCGGCAAAGTTCGCCATTTTGGCGTATCGAACTTTACGCCTGCGCAATTTGCGCTGTTGCAATCACGCCTGCCGTTTACCCTTGCCACTAATCAGGTGGAAATATCCCCGGTGCATCAGCCGTTACTGCTGGATGGCACGCTCGACCAACTGCAACAACTGCGTGTTCGTCCGATGGCGTGGTCCTGCCTTGGTGGTGGTCGTCTGTTTAATGATGATTATTTCCAGCCTCTGCGTGATGAACTGGCTGTGGTGGCGGAGGAGTTAAACGCGGGCTCTATTGAACAGGTGGTTTACGCCTGGGTATTACGTTTACCGTCGCAGCCGCTGCCGATAATCGGCTCCGGTAAAATTGAGCGCGTGCGAGCAGCTGTTGAAGCAGAAACCCTGAAAATGACTCGCCAACAATGGTTCCGTATCCGTAAAGCGGCACTGGGTTACGACGTACCGTAA
- the gloA gene encoding lactoylglutathione lyase produces MRLLHTMLRVGDLQRSIDFYTKVLGMKLLRTSENPEYKYSLAFVGYGPETEEAVIELTYNWGVDKYELGTAYGHIALSVDNAAEACEKIRQNGGNVTREAGPVKGGTTVIAFVEDPDGYKIELIEEKDAGRGLGN; encoded by the coding sequence ATGCGTCTTCTTCATACCATGCTGCGCGTTGGCGATCTGCAACGCTCCATCGATTTTTATACCAAAGTACTGGGCATGAAACTGCTGCGTACCAGCGAAAACCCGGAATACAAATACTCACTGGCGTTTGTTGGCTATGGCCCGGAAACCGAAGAAGCGGTGATTGAACTGACCTACAACTGGGGCGTGGATAAATACGAACTCGGCACTGCTTATGGTCACATCGCGCTTAGCGTAGATAACGCCGCTGAAGCGTGCGAAAAAATCCGTCAGAACGGCGGTAACGTCACCCGTGAAGCGGGTCCGGTAAAAGGCGGCACTACGGTTATCGCGTTTGTGGAAGATCCGGACGGTTACAAAATTGAATTAATCGAAGAGAAAGACGCCGGTCGCGGTCTGGGCAACTAA
- the rnt gene encoding ribonuclease T — protein MSDNAQLTGLCDRFRGFYPVVIDVETAGFNAKTDALLEIAAITLKMDEQGWLMPDTTLHFHVEPFVGANLQPEALAFNGIDPNDPDRGAVSEYEALHEIFKVVRKGIKASGCNRAIMVAHNANFDHSFMMAAAERASLKRNPFHPFATFDTAALAGLALGQTVLSKACQTAGMDFDSTQAHSALYDTERTAVLFCEIVNRWKRLGGWPLPAAEEV, from the coding sequence ATGTCCGATAACGCTCAACTTACCGGTCTGTGCGACCGTTTTCGTGGTTTTTATCCTGTTGTGATCGATGTTGAAACAGCTGGATTTAACGCCAAAACCGATGCGCTGCTTGAGATTGCCGCCATCACCCTGAAAATGGATGAACAAGGCTGGCTGATGCCGGACACCACATTACATTTCCACGTCGAACCATTTGTCGGCGCAAATTTGCAGCCAGAGGCCCTCGCCTTCAACGGCATTGACCCGAACGATCCCGATCGCGGCGCGGTCAGCGAATACGAGGCGCTGCACGAAATTTTTAAAGTTGTACGTAAAGGCATTAAAGCGAGCGGCTGTAACCGCGCCATTATGGTGGCGCACAACGCCAATTTCGATCACAGCTTTATGATGGCCGCCGCAGAACGCGCCTCACTGAAACGTAACCCGTTCCACCCTTTCGCCACTTTTGACACTGCTGCACTGGCCGGGCTGGCACTCGGACAAACCGTATTGTCAAAGGCTTGCCAGACCGCTGGCATGGACTTCGACAGCACCCAGGCGCACTCCGCGCTGTACGACACCGAACGCACTGCTGTGCTGTTTTGTGAAATCGTCAACCGCTGGAAACGTCTGGGAGGCTGGCCGCTACCTGCCGCCGAAGAGGTGTAA
- the ydhL gene encoding DUF1289 domain-containing protein — MAEQLEFFPVQSPCRGICQSDERGFCRGCFRSRDERFNWNKMSDGEKQEVLRLCRQRLMRKLRANKPASSDEPEQPSLF, encoded by the coding sequence GTGGCGGAGCAATTAGAGTTCTTTCCCGTCCAGAGCCCGTGCCGGGGAATTTGCCAGTCTGACGAACGCGGATTTTGTCGCGGCTGCTTTCGCAGTCGGGATGAGCGTTTTAACTGGAATAAAATGAGCGATGGCGAAAAACAAGAGGTACTGCGCCTTTGTCGGCAGCGGTTAATGCGCAAATTACGTGCAAATAAGCCAGCGTCATCAGACGAACCGGAGCAACCATCACTCTTTTGA